In Nitrospira sp., a single genomic region encodes these proteins:
- the murJ gene encoding murein biosynthesis integral membrane protein MurJ, producing the protein MPEPTAESAVRTTVQDDNHSVVKAAGLIGVATFSSRILGFIRDMVLARLFGATPAADAFFVAYRVPNLLRELFAEGSMSSAFIPVFTEYQTLKSKRDAWELASAVFTTLLTVVTGITILGIVLASGIVWLLAPGFHHDPSKLEMTTLLTRIMFPYLLFISLAALAMGILNSLRAFAAPAFSPVFFNIFIIGCALFLSPYLPEPILGVAIGVVAGGAAQFAMQLPGLKLRGMLFGFRFEPGHPGVKRIGRLMVPSLLGLSVTQINITVSTILASFFAGGPTYLFYGMRLIQFPLGIFGVALATAILPTLAAQAARGALEELRSTVAFGLRMIFFIILPAMLGLILLRQPIVHLFFEHGSFTHADTVATATAVFCYAVGLWAFAGVRIIVAAFYSLQDTKTPAITAAIAVVGNLVFSLLLMSPLGVSGLALATALAAMVNGGILVAVLNRRLGGVEWGAVGRSSLRVLLACLPLVLACLWVASAEVWSHQDEWVAKSVMLFVAIGFSVSGYLGVHVLLGSEELTMVWGMASRKFGRVLGR; encoded by the coding sequence ATGCCTGAGCCCACCGCTGAGTCCGCCGTTCGAACAACAGTCCAAGACGACAACCATTCGGTGGTCAAGGCGGCAGGCCTGATCGGCGTTGCGACCTTTTCCAGCCGCATTCTCGGATTTATCCGCGACATGGTGTTGGCCCGCCTGTTCGGGGCGACGCCGGCCGCCGACGCCTTCTTCGTCGCCTATCGGGTGCCCAACTTGTTACGTGAACTTTTCGCCGAAGGCTCGATGTCGTCGGCCTTCATCCCGGTCTTCACGGAGTACCAAACTCTCAAATCCAAACGCGACGCCTGGGAACTGGCGAGCGCGGTGTTTACGACCCTGTTGACCGTCGTCACCGGTATCACGATTCTCGGCATCGTCCTGGCGTCCGGCATCGTCTGGCTCTTGGCTCCCGGTTTTCACCACGATCCGTCGAAGTTGGAGATGACGACGCTCCTGACCAGAATCATGTTTCCATATTTGCTGTTCATCAGTCTCGCGGCCCTGGCCATGGGCATTCTGAACTCGCTGCGGGCCTTCGCCGCGCCGGCGTTTTCGCCGGTGTTTTTCAATATTTTCATCATCGGCTGCGCCCTCTTTCTGTCGCCGTACCTGCCGGAGCCGATCCTCGGCGTGGCCATCGGCGTCGTGGCGGGCGGCGCGGCTCAATTCGCCATGCAGCTACCCGGGCTCAAATTGCGCGGGATGCTGTTTGGATTTCGATTCGAGCCGGGCCATCCAGGAGTGAAGCGCATCGGGCGGCTGATGGTCCCCTCGCTGTTGGGTCTCTCGGTCACCCAAATCAACATCACAGTCAGCACGATCCTGGCGTCGTTCTTCGCGGGTGGACCGACGTATTTGTTTTATGGCATGCGGTTGATCCAATTTCCGCTGGGCATCTTCGGGGTAGCGTTGGCGACGGCGATCCTCCCGACTCTGGCGGCACAGGCAGCCAGGGGCGCGCTGGAGGAATTGCGCAGCACCGTGGCCTTCGGATTGCGGATGATCTTCTTCATCATTCTGCCGGCGATGCTCGGTTTGATTTTGCTACGGCAGCCGATCGTGCATCTGTTCTTCGAACATGGGTCTTTCACGCATGCCGATACGGTGGCCACGGCGACTGCCGTGTTCTGCTATGCAGTCGGCCTCTGGGCCTTTGCCGGGGTCCGCATCATCGTGGCGGCGTTCTATTCGCTTCAGGACACGAAAACCCCGGCCATCACCGCCGCCATTGCCGTGGTGGGGAATCTCGTGTTCTCATTGCTGCTGATGTCCCCGCTCGGTGTCTCCGGATTGGCGCTGGCGACGGCGCTTGCCGCAATGGTGAACGGCGGCATTCTGGTAGCGGTTCTCAACCGGCGATTAGGTGGAGTAGAGTGGGGGGCGGTCGGCCGGTCATCGCTGCGCGTGCTGCTCGCCTGCCTGCCGTTGGTACTGGCTTGTCTTTGGGTAGCAAGTGCGGAGGTCTGGAGCCATCAGGACGAATGGGTAGCTAAGTCGGTCATGCTGTTTGTCGCGATCGGTTTCAGCGTGAGCGGCTATCTTGGGGTGCATGTCTTGTTGGGGTCGGAAGAGTTGACGATGGTCTGGGGAATGGCCAGCAGAAAATTCGGTCGCGTTCTCGGACGTTAG
- a CDS encoding methylated-DNA--[protein]-cysteine S-methyltransferase encodes MNTRTLIFKSRWGWMGLAESPAGIASIVLSKPSKLAVQSTLGSSKLGEQSSSPRLRAAKKQLIEYMAGKRTSFTFPLDLSDGTAFQRRVWRTLQSVPYGTLSSYQNLAARVGGKQYARAVGGAVGSNPLPIVVPCHRIVAQDGSIGGFSGGLPTKRKLLALEGSLSQLARAGGSRHKVGGGGDRSTPTASSLSSAPR; translated from the coding sequence ATGAACACCCGCACATTGATCTTCAAGTCTCGGTGGGGCTGGATGGGGCTGGCGGAATCACCGGCCGGGATCGCCTCGATCGTGTTGTCGAAGCCGTCGAAGCTCGCGGTGCAATCGACCTTGGGATCGAGCAAGCTAGGCGAGCAGTCCTCGTCTCCTCGACTCCGTGCTGCAAAGAAACAGTTGATCGAGTATATGGCCGGCAAACGGACATCCTTTACGTTCCCGCTGGATCTTTCAGATGGAACGGCGTTCCAGCGACGAGTGTGGCGGACTCTGCAATCCGTTCCGTACGGCACGCTGTCGTCGTATCAGAACCTGGCGGCTCGAGTCGGTGGGAAGCAATACGCCAGGGCGGTCGGCGGTGCCGTCGGCTCCAATCCCTTGCCGATCGTCGTGCCGTGCCATCGGATTGTCGCGCAGGACGGTTCGATCGGGGGATTTTCAGGCGGGCTGCCGACGAAACGGAAGCTGCTGGCTCTCGAGGGGTCGTTGTCACAGCTTGCGCGGGCAGGAGGTTCGAGGCACAAGGTTGGCGGCGGGGGGGATAGAAGCACACCCACGGCCTCCAGCCTCTCCTCTGCGCCGCGATGA
- the dtd gene encoding D-aminoacyl-tRNA deacylase translates to MKAVVQRVVRAQVEVNGQIEGRIRDGLLVLLGVADGDTEADGRSLAEKLRTLRIFSDDQGKMNRSLTDTGGSILLVSQFTLLGNTRNGRRPSFEAAAPPAEAKRLYEYVIDELRARGVPVETGVFAAHMAVDSVNDGPVTFVLETR, encoded by the coding sequence ATGAAAGCCGTCGTCCAACGGGTCGTACGAGCACAGGTGGAAGTGAACGGACAGATCGAGGGACGAATTCGCGATGGGCTGTTGGTCCTTCTGGGAGTGGCAGATGGAGATACGGAAGCCGACGGTCGCTCGCTGGCCGAGAAGCTACGCACGCTGCGGATATTTTCCGACGATCAGGGGAAGATGAATCGATCCCTGACGGATACCGGAGGCTCGATACTCCTCGTCTCCCAATTCACGCTGTTGGGCAACACCAGAAACGGCCGCCGTCCGAGCTTCGAGGCGGCGGCGCCGCCCGCGGAAGCGAAGCGTCTGTATGAGTACGTCATCGACGAACTGCGGGCGCGAGGGGTACCGGTGGAGACAGGGGTGTTCGCGGCCCATATGGCCGTGGATTCGGTCAACGACGGGCCTGTGACTTTCGTGTTGGAGACTCGTTGA
- a CDS encoding isoaspartyl peptidase/L-asparaginase family protein, translating to MTRPRPLLLVHGGAGRRPMTPQQADSLRLALKSGYEILKRGGPSMVAVECAIGILEESGAFNAGRGAYRQLDGVRRMDASIMEGKSLRAGAVASVEGIVHPVTAARLVMEETDHVLLVGPSATKFARHFKLQRLPRTRAHPRLSYGRLLARELATGERHGTVGAVALDRTGTVSAGASTGGIERMLPGRVGDTPLIGCGVYADNRSGGVSMTGIGEGIIRLAVAGTVCERLAEGESPTAAARRILDQLVSRIHGAGGMLIVAPDGRWAIAHVTPRMAAGWWGGTSRPVVKDRWA from the coding sequence TTGACACGTCCTCGTCCTCTTCTCCTCGTCCACGGCGGCGCGGGACGTCGTCCGATGACTCCTCAACAAGCCGACAGTCTGAGGCTGGCCCTCAAATCGGGATATGAGATCCTCAAACGGGGAGGACCGTCCATGGTCGCCGTGGAATGTGCGATCGGCATCTTAGAGGAGAGCGGTGCGTTCAACGCCGGTCGGGGAGCCTATCGGCAGCTCGACGGGGTGCGCCGGATGGATGCATCCATCATGGAGGGAAAGAGCTTGCGGGCAGGCGCCGTTGCGTCCGTCGAGGGTATTGTCCACCCGGTCACCGCGGCCAGGTTGGTCATGGAGGAAACGGATCATGTATTGTTGGTCGGTCCGTCGGCCACGAAGTTCGCGCGTCATTTCAAGCTGCAACGGCTTCCCCGGACGCGGGCGCATCCCCGGCTGTCGTATGGTCGCCTGCTTGCCCGCGAACTTGCGACGGGCGAGCGACACGGGACGGTCGGGGCCGTCGCGTTGGACCGAACCGGTACGGTGTCAGCCGGAGCCTCGACCGGCGGCATTGAGCGCATGTTACCTGGCCGGGTAGGTGATACCCCGTTAATCGGTTGCGGTGTGTACGCCGACAATCGGTCCGGTGGAGTGTCGATGACGGGAATCGGCGAGGGCATCATCCGTCTCGCCGTGGCAGGGACCGTCTGTGAGCGGCTGGCCGAGGGCGAAAGTCCGACGGCGGCCGCCCGCCGGATATTGGACCAATTGGTCTCGCGGATTCATGGAGCGGGTGGTATGTTGATTGTGGCGCCGGACGGGCGGTGGGCCATCGCCCATGTCACCCCTCGAATGGCCGCCGGGTGGTGGGGCGGCACAAGCCGGCCGGTTGTGAAGGATCGATGGGCATGA
- a CDS encoding VOC family protein: MNQVLFHLAFPVHDRQAAKRFYIDGLGCTLGRESERAMTFGLAGHQLVAHVVDAPQPQRGIYPRHFGLVFLSKAQWQEFADRARSRGLSFYQQPRVRFPGTRIEHHTYFLQDPSDNLLEFKYYTHESAIFGERDVPEVGDAHEPR, translated from the coding sequence ATGAACCAAGTCCTGTTTCATCTGGCCTTTCCCGTTCACGACCGTCAGGCCGCGAAGCGGTTCTATATCGACGGGCTGGGCTGTACGCTGGGCCGCGAATCAGAGCGGGCCATGACGTTCGGGCTGGCCGGCCATCAGCTCGTGGCTCATGTGGTGGATGCGCCACAGCCGCAGCGGGGTATCTATCCACGGCATTTCGGCCTGGTCTTTCTGTCGAAGGCGCAGTGGCAGGAATTTGCGGATCGAGCCAGGTCCCGAGGACTCTCGTTCTACCAGCAGCCCCGGGTGCGATTTCCGGGAACCAGGATCGAACACCACACCTATTTTCTCCAAGATCCCTCGGACAATCTGCTGGAGTTCAAGTACTACACGCATGAATCCGCCATCTTCGGCGAACGGGACGTGCCGGAAGTCGGGGATGCGCACGAGCCTCGGTAG
- the mtgA gene encoding monofunctional biosynthetic peptidoglycan transglycosylase codes for MPLIAGLLLCGAIGLAAFGLFLLAAMPDVSALRTTNPTLTALIEARQAQAKEEGRSVGRHWIWVPLSRISPYLRQAVIAAEDASFFSHEGFDWEGLKDAALYDLEKGELKRGGSTITQQLAKNLYLSSERSLLRKAHEALITRSLEQHLSKDRILELYLNVAEWGRGVYGAEAAARHHFMKTASDLSADEAAWLAAMLPAPRRYDPLRKTTVLTRRHERILRRMTKVSTRPLTR; via the coding sequence ATGCCGCTGATCGCGGGTCTGCTCCTGTGCGGCGCGATCGGCTTGGCGGCGTTCGGACTCTTTTTGCTGGCCGCCATGCCCGACGTGTCCGCCCTCCGCACGACGAATCCGACGCTCACCGCCCTGATTGAGGCTCGGCAAGCTCAGGCCAAGGAGGAGGGTCGTTCCGTCGGACGCCACTGGATCTGGGTACCCCTCTCTCGCATCTCGCCGTATCTCCGCCAAGCCGTCATCGCGGCGGAGGACGCGTCGTTCTTCTCGCACGAGGGATTCGATTGGGAAGGCCTGAAGGACGCCGCCCTGTACGATCTGGAGAAGGGCGAGCTGAAACGCGGGGGCAGTACGATCACCCAACAGCTGGCCAAGAACCTCTACCTCTCCTCCGAGCGTTCTCTCCTTCGGAAGGCTCACGAGGCATTGATCACGCGTTCCCTCGAACAACATCTCTCCAAAGACCGGATTCTCGAGCTGTATCTGAATGTGGCGGAATGGGGAAGGGGGGTCTACGGAGCCGAGGCCGCGGCCCGTCACCATTTCATGAAGACGGCGAGTGACCTGTCCGCCGACGAAGCGGCTTGGCTCGCCGCCATGCTGCCTGCGCCGCGTCGATACGATCCGCTCAGAAAGACCACAGTCCTGACCCGTCGTCATGAGCGCATCTTGCGGCGCATGACCAAGGTCTCGACTCGGCCGCTCACGCGATAG
- the yihA gene encoding ribosome biogenesis GTP-binding protein YihA/YsxC, which yields MTMVDKMKILTAEFIRSCVQPEQFPSGGLPEIAFVGRSNVGKSSLINSLLQRKSLARVSRTPGKTRAVNVFSIVTGDAQLSRFLVVDLPGYGYAKVSKSLRAQWGPLIEAYLNGREELRIVVLLVESRVPAAQDRQTIEWLLSTGHRPIVVATKVDKLKPSERVAGLRRLETELGLDDRTPVIAYSSTTGEGRDRLWAVLREQTRI from the coding sequence ATGACGATGGTGGACAAGATGAAGATTCTAACGGCCGAGTTTATCAGAAGTTGCGTCCAACCCGAACAGTTTCCGAGCGGTGGTCTGCCGGAGATCGCCTTCGTCGGACGCTCGAACGTCGGAAAGTCCTCGCTGATCAACTCCCTCCTTCAACGGAAAAGCTTGGCGAGGGTCAGCCGAACGCCCGGCAAGACCAGGGCCGTCAACGTATTTTCCATAGTCACCGGCGACGCGCAGCTCTCCCGATTTCTGGTGGTCGACCTGCCGGGATATGGGTACGCCAAGGTCTCGAAGTCGCTCCGAGCACAATGGGGTCCGTTGATTGAAGCGTACCTGAACGGCCGGGAGGAGTTGCGGATCGTCGTGCTCCTCGTGGAGAGCCGAGTTCCTGCCGCTCAGGATCGGCAGACGATCGAATGGCTCCTGTCCACCGGCCATCGTCCGATCGTTGTGGCAACGAAGGTGGATAAGCTCAAGCCGAGCGAGCGGGTCGCCGGTCTGCGGCGGTTGGAGACGGAACTCGGTCTCGATGACCGCACGCCGGTCATCGCGTATTCGTCGACAACGGGCGAGGGGAGGGATCGCCTCTGGGCGGTGCTGAGGGAGCAGACTCGAATTTGA
- a CDS encoding peptidyl-prolyl cis-trans isomerase, with protein sequence MTRPTSLIIWLVAGAACGALALLPHRPPAEAAHVEDRIVAIVNSDLIMLSDMNRELKPEKERIQKQFRGAELIRQLSIAESMTLTAMIERRLQLQEAKARSVEVTDQEVKQAVHQLKQQGEKLDDKDPANMKAVREQLTLLKVVDREVRSGVMVADPEMRRYYNEHRDRFSLPEEYTLSQILIRPRSSGDLSDATEKAQAVVNLLKQGESFEDLALRYSDGANASRGGRLGLVRQGELLPAIERGVSKLVPGGISEVIQSPEGLHIVRLDDKKPKQFRPYDEVRLEIQSLVYQQKGEDMFQSWLADLKNKAYIEIKFESAPSAPPRGDPSPRPLSTNTR encoded by the coding sequence ATGACCCGTCCGACATCGTTGATCATCTGGCTCGTCGCAGGCGCCGCATGCGGCGCGCTGGCCTTGCTGCCTCATCGGCCTCCCGCGGAGGCGGCCCATGTCGAAGACCGCATCGTCGCCATCGTCAATTCCGACCTCATCATGCTGTCGGATATGAACCGCGAGCTCAAGCCGGAGAAAGAGCGTATCCAGAAGCAGTTCCGGGGAGCGGAGCTGATCCGGCAACTCTCGATCGCTGAATCCATGACGCTGACTGCCATGATCGAACGTCGCCTGCAACTGCAGGAGGCCAAAGCCCGTTCGGTCGAAGTCACCGACCAGGAAGTGAAACAGGCGGTCCATCAGCTCAAGCAGCAAGGCGAGAAACTGGACGATAAGGACCCCGCCAATATGAAGGCGGTTCGGGAGCAGTTGACGCTCCTCAAGGTGGTGGATCGGGAGGTCCGCAGCGGCGTGATGGTCGCGGATCCCGAAATGAGACGCTATTACAACGAACATCGCGACCGCTTTTCGCTCCCGGAAGAATATACGCTCAGCCAGATTCTCATCCGGCCCCGCTCATCCGGAGACCTGTCGGATGCGACCGAGAAGGCACAAGCCGTGGTGAATCTGCTGAAGCAAGGCGAGTCCTTTGAAGATCTCGCGCTCCGCTATTCGGACGGAGCCAACGCCTCCCGCGGCGGCCGGTTGGGTCTTGTGCGCCAGGGAGAGTTGCTGCCGGCGATCGAGCGAGGCGTCTCGAAGTTGGTGCCGGGCGGGATTTCCGAGGTGATTCAGTCTCCCGAGGGATTGCACATCGTCCGATTGGACGACAAGAAGCCCAAGCAGTTTCGCCCGTATGATGAAGTGCGGTTGGAAATTCAGTCCCTCGTGTATCAACAGAAGGGCGAGGACATGTTCCAGAGCTGGCTGGCGGACCTGAAAAACAAAGCCTATATCGAGATCAAATTCGAGTCTGCTCCCTCAGCACCGCCCAGAGGCGATCCCTCCCCTCGCCCGTTGTCGACGAATACGCGATGA
- a CDS encoding peptidylprolyl isomerase produces MVSRSNRSAGPFVSPFDHRLRLACGGLLLLLASCTPPPSEERIVAFVNGRPISQMEFEAEWSELPEATRARYEKEGGKSRLLSEVITRELLLQEARRQGLDQNDQIRDRARRYKERLMLDELLKDRIKTKIELTKEELDAYYDKHARQLLTPLKMRVAVMLLPNYPAAKDLEKQVNLGGDFGKFAQRYSIDAKTKANGGDLGPYRKDLVSPEVDEVIHQLKPGMTSAPIKTEAGYYLVRITALDPEIIQADLATRERLRQELLNEKRQKRFDDVIADIRAKAVVKIADVSRFGAGDLANR; encoded by the coding sequence ATGGTTTCCCGATCCAATCGTTCCGCCGGTCCGTTCGTATCCCCGTTTGACCACCGATTGCGCCTGGCGTGCGGCGGCCTGTTGTTGCTGCTGGCGAGTTGCACTCCGCCGCCCTCTGAGGAGCGGATCGTGGCCTTCGTCAATGGAAGACCGATCTCGCAGATGGAGTTCGAAGCCGAATGGAGCGAACTCCCGGAGGCGACCCGCGCGCGATATGAGAAAGAAGGAGGCAAGTCGCGCCTACTCAGCGAAGTGATTACTCGGGAACTCTTGCTGCAAGAGGCACGCAGGCAGGGCCTGGATCAAAATGATCAGATCAGGGACCGGGCCCGCCGGTACAAGGAACGGTTGATGCTGGACGAGCTGCTGAAAGACCGCATCAAGACCAAGATCGAACTCACCAAGGAAGAATTGGACGCCTACTATGACAAGCACGCGCGCCAACTCCTGACCCCATTGAAAATGCGGGTGGCCGTGATGCTGCTCCCGAACTATCCCGCCGCGAAGGATCTCGAGAAGCAAGTGAATTTAGGCGGCGATTTCGGCAAGTTCGCTCAACGCTACTCAATCGACGCCAAGACCAAAGCCAACGGCGGGGACCTGGGGCCCTATCGCAAGGATCTGGTTTCGCCGGAAGTCGACGAAGTCATTCATCAGCTGAAACCGGGCATGACGAGCGCTCCGATCAAGACCGAAGCCGGCTATTATCTCGTCAGGATTACGGCGCTCGACCCCGAGATCATCCAGGCGGATTTGGCGACCAGGGAACGCCTCCGGCAAGAACTGTTGAACGAAAAACGCCAGAAGCGTTTTGACGATGTCATCGCCGACATTCGCGCCAAGGCGGTCGTCAAGATCGCCGATGTCTCCCGATTCGGCGCCGGCGATTTGGCCAACCGCTGA
- the mfd gene encoding transcription-repair coupling factor, which yields MSNPSISSAAQWITPVATALAGLQGRACLTGLHGSASGFALTELLQSGAGSLSGKPWLIVAGTDEAAERLYDDLLFFHRLTGRATDSLTLFPRWETLPYEATAPHVGLVARRMNALHRIHGASAARVVTSVAALIQRLMPVETFVHSLLRLDVGGSIERDALTGGLLRLGYRRVSVVEIPGEFSIRGGIIDIFSTAYGDPLRAEFLGETIDSLRLFDPSTQKSTRKLDRAVVLPAREYVRLDAAAEALAPIQADAEWRAPDLYPRMDTLSDYFSASPLLVLDQPAVLARSAADLWERIDDGYLRNSERETSSPYPSPERLFLTWQDVIAAMTDWSQLALEPLAAGDPSWDPVQAFPAQLPASAGLGVRGTSFTQTLTILDRLREACRVALVARSRGQVERLLALLREHDVPAVEWTAAQWRGAGQAKAPFYVLQGDLSAGLLSPELRLTVLTEEELFAKGTRHKPQAKSKAATFLSSLEDLNVGDYVVHVQHGIAKYHGLKRLTVTEFDSDYLILEFFGGDKLYVPLDRLNQVQRYSGADGHVPRLDRLGGAAWAKTTARVKKDIEEMAQDLIDLYANRELATRHAYGSDSTLYHEFQAAFEFEETPDQLKAIEDITRDMESSRPMDRLVCGDVGYGKTEVAMRAAFKAVEDNRQVAVLVPTTLLAHQHYDNFAERFAPFPTKVALLSRFQSPKESKTILKDVAAGIVDVVIGTHRLLQRDVTFRNLGLVIIDEEQWFGVKHKERLKTLRTQVDVLTLTATPIPRTLQMAMASVRDLSIIDTPPAGRLSIRTQVVRGSDKLIREAILRELGRGGQVYFVHNRVETMERTGAWLQQIVPEARIVMAHGQMDAKPLEAVMLKFFHREADVLIASAIIQSGLDVPNANTIIVNRADTFGLAQLYQLRGRVGRGGDQAYAYFLIPDEGTLTGDAQKRLIAIQQFTELGSGFRIAAADLEIRGAGNLLGKQQSGHIAAIGLDLYMQMVEQAVQRLKGLVVEEEPDPTLRLNVSAYIPEEYIVDPHQRLSFYKRLSSCQQVGELALLHGELQDRYGLPADPVERLFEVMQIRLHAKLLRLDSIELKAQSVVVVWGAKSRISPPAVRQLMDRYMNRVRFLSPTSFELQMSHQDWPSIFRELAAMLQSLEVCDTTTSTKV from the coding sequence TTGTCGAATCCGTCCATATCCTCAGCCGCTCAATGGATCACCCCGGTCGCGACGGCCTTAGCCGGTCTCCAGGGCCGCGCCTGCTTGACCGGTCTACACGGCTCGGCATCGGGGTTCGCCTTGACGGAGCTGTTGCAGTCCGGAGCCGGCTCGCTTTCCGGCAAGCCGTGGTTGATCGTCGCCGGCACCGATGAGGCCGCCGAGCGTCTCTACGACGATCTCCTGTTTTTTCACCGGCTGACCGGTCGTGCGACCGACTCGCTCACGCTCTTTCCCCGATGGGAAACCTTGCCCTATGAAGCGACCGCACCCCACGTCGGGTTGGTCGCTCGCCGTATGAACGCGCTTCACCGGATCCACGGCGCATCAGCCGCGCGGGTCGTGACCTCGGTCGCCGCATTGATTCAGCGTCTGATGCCGGTGGAGACCTTCGTCCACTCGCTGCTCCGGCTCGACGTCGGCGGGTCCATCGAACGCGACGCTCTGACGGGGGGATTGTTGCGGCTGGGCTACCGGCGGGTGTCCGTGGTGGAAATTCCCGGTGAATTCAGCATTCGCGGCGGCATCATCGACATCTTCTCCACCGCCTACGGCGATCCGTTGCGCGCGGAGTTCCTCGGCGAGACCATCGACTCGCTGCGCCTCTTCGATCCGTCCACCCAGAAATCGACCCGGAAGCTGGATCGTGCCGTCGTCCTGCCGGCGCGTGAATATGTGCGGCTTGATGCGGCAGCCGAGGCCCTCGCTCCGATTCAGGCCGATGCGGAGTGGCGTGCGCCGGATCTCTATCCCCGCATGGATACGCTCTCCGATTATTTTTCCGCATCGCCGCTGTTGGTCCTGGATCAGCCCGCCGTCCTGGCGCGTTCCGCCGCCGACCTCTGGGAGCGGATCGACGACGGATACCTGCGCAACAGCGAACGCGAAACCTCGTCCCCCTATCCCTCGCCGGAACGATTGTTCCTGACTTGGCAGGACGTGATCGCAGCCATGACGGACTGGTCCCAACTCGCGTTGGAACCGCTGGCGGCGGGCGATCCGTCGTGGGATCCGGTTCAGGCGTTTCCGGCACAACTCCCGGCCAGCGCCGGGCTCGGCGTGCGGGGCACCTCGTTCACCCAAACCCTGACCATCTTGGATCGCCTTCGCGAGGCTTGCCGGGTGGCGCTCGTCGCGAGGAGTCGCGGCCAAGTGGAACGTCTCCTAGCTCTGCTGCGCGAGCACGATGTCCCAGCCGTCGAATGGACCGCCGCACAGTGGAGAGGGGCCGGCCAGGCCAAAGCGCCGTTCTACGTCCTGCAAGGAGACCTCTCGGCCGGACTCCTCTCCCCGGAACTGCGACTGACCGTCTTGACGGAAGAGGAACTATTCGCCAAGGGAACGCGCCATAAGCCGCAGGCCAAGAGCAAAGCCGCAACCTTCCTTTCGTCGCTCGAAGATCTCAACGTGGGCGACTATGTCGTGCACGTCCAGCACGGTATCGCCAAGTACCATGGGCTCAAACGTCTGACGGTCACGGAGTTCGACAGTGATTATCTGATCCTGGAGTTTTTCGGCGGAGACAAGCTCTACGTGCCGCTCGACCGGCTCAATCAGGTGCAGCGCTACAGCGGCGCCGATGGACACGTGCCCCGGCTGGACCGCTTGGGCGGTGCGGCCTGGGCCAAGACCACGGCGCGCGTCAAGAAGGACATCGAGGAAATGGCTCAAGACCTGATCGACCTGTATGCCAATCGGGAGCTCGCCACGCGCCATGCCTACGGATCGGACAGCACGCTGTACCATGAATTCCAGGCGGCGTTCGAATTTGAAGAGACGCCCGATCAGCTCAAGGCGATCGAAGACATCACCCGCGATATGGAATCGAGCAGGCCGATGGATCGGCTGGTCTGCGGCGATGTCGGCTACGGCAAGACCGAGGTGGCCATGCGGGCGGCGTTCAAGGCCGTGGAGGACAATCGTCAGGTGGCCGTGTTGGTGCCGACGACGCTCTTGGCGCATCAGCACTATGACAATTTCGCGGAGCGATTCGCCCCCTTCCCGACCAAGGTGGCATTGCTGTCACGATTCCAGTCTCCCAAGGAATCCAAGACCATCTTGAAAGACGTGGCGGCGGGCATCGTCGACGTGGTCATCGGCACCCATCGCCTCTTGCAGAGGGATGTGACGTTCAGGAACCTCGGCTTGGTCATCATCGACGAAGAGCAATGGTTCGGCGTCAAACACAAGGAACGGCTCAAAACGCTGCGCACACAGGTGGACGTCCTGACGCTCACCGCCACGCCGATTCCTCGGACCCTGCAAATGGCCATGGCCAGCGTGCGCGACCTGTCGATCATCGACACGCCGCCGGCCGGCCGGCTGTCGATCCGCACGCAAGTCGTCCGCGGCAGCGACAAGCTGATCCGTGAAGCCATCCTCCGCGAGTTGGGACGCGGCGGGCAGGTCTATTTCGTCCACAATCGCGTCGAGACCATGGAGCGAACCGGAGCCTGGCTGCAACAGATCGTCCCGGAAGCGCGCATCGTCATGGCCCACGGTCAGATGGATGCCAAGCCGCTGGAAGCCGTGATGCTGAAGTTCTTCCACCGGGAGGCGGACGTACTGATCGCCTCAGCGATCATTCAATCGGGATTGGACGTGCCGAACGCCAATACCATCATCGTCAATCGGGCCGATACGTTCGGCCTGGCGCAACTCTATCAGCTGCGCGGACGAGTCGGGCGCGGCGGGGATCAGGCCTATGCCTATTTTTTGATTCCCGATGAAGGCACCTTGACCGGCGACGCCCAGAAGCGGTTGATCGCCATTCAGCAGTTCACAGAGCTGGGATCCGGTTTTCGCATCGCCGCGGCCGATCTCGAGATCAGAGGCGCTGGAAACCTGCTCGGCAAGCAACAGTCCGGCCATATCGCCGCCATCGGTCTCGACCTCTATATGCAGATGGTCGAGCAGGCGGTGCAGCGGCTCAAAGGCCTCGTCGTGGAAGAGGAGCCCGATCCCACGCTTCGCTTGAATGTGTCCGCCTACATTCCCGAAGAGTATATCGTGGATCCACACCAGCGCTTGTCGTTCTACAAGCGGCTCTCCTCCTGCCAGCAGGTGGGCGAGTTGGCCTTGCTTCATGGAGAGCTCCAGGATCGCTATGGACTTCCCGCTGATCCCGTCGAGCGGCTGTTCGAAGTCATGCAGATCCGCCTCCACGCCAAGCTGCTGCGCCTCGACTCGATCGAACTGAAGGCCCAGTCGGTCGTGGTGGTCTGGGGGGCGAAGAGCCGGATCAGCCCGCCGGCCGTCCGGCAGCTGATGGATCGGTACATGAACCGCGTCCGTTTTCTCTCGCCGACGTCCTTCGAACTCCAAATGTCGCACCAGGACTGGCCTTCCATCTTTCGAGAACTCGCCGCAATGTTGCAAAGCCTGGAAGTCTGTGATACCACCACTTCAACGAAGGTATGA